From Humibacter ginsenosidimutans, a single genomic window includes:
- a CDS encoding TetR family transcriptional regulator produces MVRWEPDAAGRLMRAAVELFAEHGVEATTVAAIAERAGVTERTFFRYYSDKREVLFGDRAQFASLFIDGVRDAPVDASPLDAVAAGLHAAVEFFPAGHRADSRVRGTVIAANPGLQERELLKMAAVAEGMAEALRERGVTEPAATIAARSGIAVFSSAFAAWLSEGETREMAQLVDDGLNELRAIGAG; encoded by the coding sequence CTGATGCGTGCCGCCGTCGAGCTGTTCGCCGAACACGGCGTCGAGGCGACGACCGTCGCGGCCATCGCCGAACGGGCCGGAGTGACCGAGCGCACGTTCTTCCGCTACTACTCCGACAAGCGCGAGGTGTTGTTCGGCGACCGCGCCCAGTTCGCCTCGCTCTTCATCGACGGGGTGCGCGACGCGCCTGTGGATGCCTCGCCCCTGGATGCCGTCGCCGCCGGCTTGCACGCCGCGGTCGAGTTCTTCCCCGCCGGCCACCGTGCGGATTCGCGCGTGCGCGGCACCGTCATCGCTGCGAACCCCGGGTTGCAGGAGCGCGAGCTGCTGAAGATGGCGGCCGTCGCCGAGGGGATGGCGGAAGCCCTGCGCGAGCGCGGCGTCACGGAACCTGCGGCCACGATCGCCGCACGGTCGGGGATCGCGGTCTTCAGCTCGGCCTTCGCCGCGTGGCTCTCCGAAGGCGAGACGCGCGAGATGGCGCAGCTGGTCGACGACGGACTCAACGAGCTGCGGGCGATCGGCGCCGGCTGA
- a CDS encoding TetR family transcriptional regulator, translating to MSGRRKGPSTTREEILDAAREVFADRGVDGTTREIAQRAGVDPAMIAHYFGSKGGLFDAVTALRIDPADVIAPVLEARPEDAARRLVAQLITVWDAHASVISVMVRSATRNKVVAGQMRAFILERAVRPVVTRFSPDPDPEQIEVRAALVASQVAGLLLTRYVLRWEPLASADPDWVVDHIAPTVQAYLTGPLPSRPSAS from the coding sequence GTGAGCGGCCGCCGCAAGGGCCCGTCGACCACGCGCGAGGAGATCCTGGATGCCGCCCGCGAGGTCTTCGCCGACCGTGGCGTCGACGGCACCACGCGGGAGATCGCCCAGCGCGCCGGGGTCGACCCCGCGATGATCGCGCACTACTTCGGCTCGAAGGGAGGGCTCTTCGACGCGGTCACCGCACTGCGCATCGATCCCGCCGACGTGATCGCGCCCGTGCTCGAGGCGAGGCCCGAGGATGCCGCGCGCCGCCTGGTGGCCCAGCTGATCACCGTGTGGGATGCGCACGCGTCGGTGATCAGCGTCATGGTGCGCAGCGCCACGCGCAACAAGGTGGTCGCCGGTCAGATGCGTGCGTTCATCCTCGAGCGCGCGGTGCGACCCGTCGTCACGCGGTTCAGTCCCGATCCCGATCCCGAACAGATCGAGGTGCGCGCGGCGCTGGTCGCCAGCCAGGTCGCCGGCCTGCTGCTCACCCGCTACGTGCTGCGCTGGGAGCCGTTGGCCTCCGCGGACCCCGACTGGGTCGTCGACCACATCGCGCCGACTGTGCAGGCGTACCTGACCGGCCCGCTGCCGTCCCGTCCGTCGGCGAGCTGA
- a CDS encoding ABC transporter permease, producing the protein MRAIVLKEFQELRRDRRTLALLIAMPLLLLVIFGYAANFTVDHLTVAVYGPSTHDVVKLIDDNAKLKGHLNVVTTEVDGTKADAKTELQDGKANVAIYASAASGSGSSDAGTLNADVYIDGSNLFAAQSAKTIFAQVQQQLTQQAAQAQAKAEQAQAQQGQQSQQGQQSQEQSNSGGSQSQAQASSAQTPTLTVTTLFNPDLKTSWVMIPAIIGLILTFIGTIITSIGLVREREAGTLEQLAVMPLRASSVVLGKITPYFLLACIDMALITVLGLLLFGVPFNGDPAIFIVGAALFLFVVLGLGVLISSVSKTTGQAIQLAFMVLLPQILLSGMIFPLSAMAAGVRWIGYCLPLTWFTMVSQGVMIRGAGWDSLWFPLVILAGMAVIIFGLAVVRLSRSISPVKQKHGGGDVASRPADTDRASDAQPTEAA; encoded by the coding sequence ATGCGCGCGATCGTGCTGAAGGAGTTCCAGGAGCTGCGGCGCGACCGCCGCACGCTCGCGCTGCTCATCGCCATGCCGCTTCTGCTGTTGGTGATCTTCGGCTACGCGGCCAACTTCACCGTCGACCACCTCACCGTCGCGGTCTACGGACCGAGCACGCACGACGTGGTGAAGCTCATCGACGACAACGCGAAGCTCAAAGGCCATCTGAACGTCGTCACGACCGAGGTCGACGGTACGAAGGCCGATGCCAAGACCGAACTGCAAGACGGCAAGGCGAACGTCGCCATCTACGCGTCGGCGGCGTCCGGCTCCGGCTCCTCCGATGCGGGAACGCTCAACGCGGATGTCTACATCGACGGTTCGAATCTGTTCGCGGCGCAGTCGGCGAAGACGATCTTCGCCCAGGTGCAGCAGCAGCTGACGCAACAGGCGGCGCAGGCCCAGGCGAAGGCGGAGCAGGCGCAAGCGCAGCAGGGCCAGCAGAGTCAGCAGGGCCAGCAGAGCCAGGAGCAGTCGAACTCGGGCGGATCGCAGAGCCAGGCGCAGGCATCCTCTGCCCAGACGCCCACGCTGACCGTCACGACGCTGTTCAACCCCGATCTGAAGACATCGTGGGTGATGATCCCGGCCATCATCGGACTCATCCTCACGTTCATCGGCACGATCATCACCTCGATCGGGCTGGTACGCGAGCGCGAGGCCGGCACGCTCGAGCAGCTGGCCGTGATGCCGCTGAGGGCGAGCTCGGTGGTACTCGGCAAGATCACGCCGTATTTTCTGCTCGCCTGCATCGACATGGCGCTCATCACGGTGCTCGGCCTTCTGCTGTTCGGGGTGCCGTTCAACGGCGACCCGGCCATCTTCATCGTGGGCGCCGCGCTGTTCCTCTTCGTGGTGCTGGGGCTCGGCGTGCTCATCTCGTCGGTGTCGAAGACCACGGGGCAGGCGATCCAGCTCGCGTTCATGGTGCTGCTGCCGCAGATCCTGCTCTCCGGCATGATCTTCCCGCTCTCCGCGATGGCCGCCGGCGTGCGCTGGATCGGCTACTGCCTGCCGCTCACCTGGTTCACGATGGTGTCGCAGGGCGTGATGATCCGTGGCGCCGGGTGGGACTCGCTGTGGTTCCCGCTCGTCATCCTCGCCGGCATGGCCGTGATCATCTTCGGTCTCGCGGTGGTGCGGCTGAGTCGCAGCATCTCCCCGGTGAAGCAGAAGCACGGCGGAGGGGATGTCGCGTCCCGGCCGGCCGACACCGATCGCGCGTCGGACGCTCAGCCGACCGAGGCAGCCTGA
- a CDS encoding ATP-binding cassette domain-containing protein encodes MRDAGLEAAPTVEAFGVTDLTVRFGATDALTDVTLRARPGEVTAIVGGDGAGKSTLLRVLANRVRAAKGDVRTLGPSGIGYQPATSGVWPTLTVAENVEFVGRSYGMPAARIRERSAELLDRAGLTAARHRLGHDLSGGMRQKLGFVLAILHEPTLVLLDEPSTGVDPVSRLELWRLISATAGERAVDHGGANADHAGGTHDGDGGGTTVIMATTYLDEAQRAASVLALDGGRMLAAGTPDEIVAAVPGTVARMLDPTATLSEAAAARSWRRGMERHVWIPSDAALQHRVAPLDPPDFEDALVALALAAAPRSTAEQAVPDPSAGQAVPRSPSERAGTVGRRAQGALSDRAAPTASASHVTKRFGHATALAEASLDVHPGEIVGLIGANGAGKTTLLRIMLGLERADEGEVTLFGRAPDNASRRRLGYVPQGLGLYTTLSVRENVAFLSRVYGVPRPELPPALSEVRSRIVADIGLGRQRQLAFALALSHGPELLVLDEPTSGVDPLARARLWDTIHAQADAGRAVIVTTHYLQEAEQCTSLVLLAQGHVVGRGTVAELTAGATAVLVRSEHWQRVFGVLDRSGLPIMLSGRDVRVAGREGASALRERVMRLLDGIQADVVPVPATLEETVVLLDSGSNEGNSNDVTERSSDGTASGGAASGAGS; translated from the coding sequence ATGCGCGACGCGGGTCTCGAGGCCGCGCCGACCGTCGAGGCGTTCGGCGTCACCGACCTCACCGTCCGGTTCGGTGCGACGGATGCCCTCACCGACGTCACCCTGCGCGCCCGCCCGGGCGAGGTGACGGCCATCGTCGGCGGCGACGGCGCGGGCAAATCGACGCTGCTGCGCGTGCTCGCGAACCGGGTGCGAGCGGCCAAGGGCGACGTGCGCACCCTCGGACCGTCCGGCATCGGCTACCAGCCCGCGACCTCGGGCGTCTGGCCGACGCTGACCGTGGCGGAGAACGTCGAGTTCGTCGGACGCTCGTACGGGATGCCCGCCGCACGCATCCGCGAACGCTCCGCCGAGCTGCTCGATCGCGCGGGCCTCACCGCGGCCCGTCATCGGCTCGGACACGACCTTTCAGGCGGCATGCGCCAGAAGCTCGGCTTCGTGCTCGCCATCCTGCATGAGCCGACGCTCGTGCTGCTGGACGAGCCGAGCACCGGCGTCGACCCCGTGAGCCGCCTCGAGCTCTGGCGACTGATCAGCGCCACAGCGGGCGAGCGGGCGGTGGATCACGGCGGCGCGAACGCGGACCACGCGGGCGGCACTCACGACGGCGACGGCGGAGGCACGACGGTCATCATGGCCACGACCTACCTGGACGAGGCGCAGCGGGCGGCATCCGTTCTCGCGCTCGACGGCGGCCGGATGCTCGCGGCCGGCACCCCAGACGAGATCGTCGCCGCCGTGCCGGGCACCGTCGCCCGCATGCTCGACCCGACGGCGACGCTGTCCGAGGCCGCCGCGGCTCGCTCGTGGCGCCGCGGCATGGAACGGCACGTCTGGATCCCGAGTGATGCGGCGCTGCAGCACCGGGTGGCCCCGCTCGATCCGCCGGACTTCGAGGATGCCCTCGTCGCCCTCGCGCTCGCCGCGGCCCCTCGGTCCACGGCCGAGCAGGCCGTCCCCGACCCCTCGGCCGGGCAGGCCGTCCCTCGCTCCCCGAGCGAGCGAGCGGGCACCGTAGGGCGCCGCGCTCAGGGTGCGTTGAGCGACCGGGCCGCGCCCACGGCATCCGCCAGCCACGTCACCAAGCGCTTCGGCCACGCCACGGCGCTCGCCGAGGCGAGCCTCGACGTGCATCCAGGTGAGATCGTCGGCCTGATCGGCGCCAACGGCGCGGGCAAGACGACGCTGCTGCGCATCATGCTCGGACTCGAGCGCGCAGACGAGGGCGAGGTGACGCTCTTCGGACGTGCCCCCGACAACGCTTCGCGCAGACGGCTCGGCTACGTGCCGCAGGGACTCGGCCTCTACACGACGCTCAGCGTGCGGGAGAACGTGGCGTTCCTGTCTCGCGTGTACGGCGTTCCGCGACCCGAGCTGCCGCCCGCGCTGAGCGAGGTGCGCTCACGAATCGTCGCCGACATCGGCCTCGGGCGGCAGAGACAGCTCGCCTTCGCCCTCGCGCTCAGCCACGGGCCGGAACTCCTCGTGCTCGACGAGCCGACCTCCGGCGTCGACCCGTTGGCCAGGGCCCGGCTGTGGGACACGATCCACGCACAGGCGGATGCCGGTCGTGCCGTCATCGTCACCACCCACTATCTGCAGGAGGCGGAGCAGTGCACGAGTCTCGTGCTGCTCGCCCAGGGCCACGTCGTCGGCCGCGGGACGGTCGCCGAGCTCACCGCCGGCGCGACGGCGGTGCTCGTGCGCAGCGAGCACTGGCAGCGGGTGTTCGGAGTCTTGGACCGCTCTGGCCTGCCGATCATGCTCAGCGGGCGAGACGTGCGCGTGGCGGGGCGAGAGGGGGCGAGCGCGTTGCGCGAGCGCGTGATGCGGCTGCTCGACGGCATCCAGGCCGACGTCGTTCCGGTGCCCGCGACCCTGGAGGAGACCGTCGTGCTGCTCGACAGTGGGTCGAACGAGGGGAACTCGAACGACGTCACTGAGCGCTCGTCGGATGGCACCGCGTCCGGCGGGGCAGCGAGCGGGGCCGGTTCGTGA